The following are encoded in a window of Thunnus albacares chromosome 17, fThuAlb1.1, whole genome shotgun sequence genomic DNA:
- the LOC122966197 gene encoding cytochrome P450 2K1-like codes for MSPLEDLVFFLFSSPTTLLGAVAVLLILRLVFSSFTSQEIGKEPPGPRPLPLLGNLLQLDLKRPYKTLCELSKQHGSVFTVYFGTKKVVVLAGYKTVKEALVSYAEEFGDRDISPIFYDTSGGHGILFANGESWKEMRRFALSTLRDFGMGKRVAEDKILEECCHLIQLFDEYKGKPFDTTCPVNYATSNIISSIVYGSRFEYSDPRFKNLVRRANENIRITGSAPIQLYNMFPRLVSWIKNRQLILKNVEMTLRDVKDLIKHLKETLNPHICRGLVDCFLIRKQKEEDSHIIDTHYHEENLIFTVTNLFAAGTDTTATTLRWGLLLMAKYPQIQDKVQDELSRVVGSRQIRVDDRKNLPYTDAVIHETQRLASIVPMSIPHKTSRDVTFQGYFIKRGTIVFPLLTSVLYDESEWESPHTFNPSHFLDKEGKFIRRDAFMAFSAGRRVCLGESLAKMELFLFFTTLLQRFRFTPPPAVTEDDLDLTPAVGFVLGPSPHELCAVSRQ; via the exons atgtcTCCTTTGGAAGATTtagttttcttcctcttctccagtCCTACCACTCTGTTGGGGGCTGTTGCTGTCCTGCTCATCCTCCGTCTTGTCTTCAGTAGTTTCACCTCCCAGGAAATAGGGAAAGAGCCTCCAGGACCGAGGCCTCTGCCCCTGCTTGGCAACCTGTTGCAGCTTGATCTCAAGAGACCCTACAAAACCCTGTGTGAG cttTCAAAACAACATGGATCTGTATTTACGGTTTACTTTGGAACCAAGAAAGTGGTGGTGTTGGCTGGATACAAGACAGTCAAAGAGGCTCTGGTCAGCTATGCAGAAGAGTTTGGAGACCGAGACATTTCCCCCATTTTTTATGACACCAGTGGAGGTCATG GAATTCTGTTTGCAAATGGAGAATCCTGGAAAGAGATGAGACGTTTTGCTCTCTCCACCCTGAGAGACTTTGGGATGGGCAAAAGAGTTGCTGAGGATAAAATCTTAGAGGAATGCTGCCATCTGATTCAATTGTTTGACGAGTATAAAG GGAAACCATTTGATACAACATGTCCAGTGAATTATGCAACATCCAATATTATCTCCTCTATCGTGTATGGAAGCAGATTTGAATACAGTGACCCTCGATTCAAAAACTTGGTGAGACGAGCCAACGAGAACATACGCATTACTGGTTCTGCACCAATCCAG CTTTACAACATGTTTCCCCGACTGGTCAGTTGGATAAAAAACCGGCAActgatattaaaaaatgttgagatGACTCTCAGAGATGTTAAAGATTTAATCAAGCATCTGAAAGAGACACTGAACCCTCACATATGCAGGGGACTGGTGGACTGTTTTCTGATTCGAAAGCAGAAAGAGGAG GACTCACACATTATAGACACTCACTACCATGAGGAGAACTTGATATTTACAGTGACAAACCTGTTTGCTGCTGGTACTGACACCACAGCAACTACACTGAGATGGGGTTTGCTGCTTATGGCCAAATATCCACAAATACAAG ACAAGGTCCAGGACGAGTTGAGCAGGGTGGTTGGAAGCCGCCAGATCCGAGTAGATGACCGAAAAAACCTGCCGTACACTGACGCCGTCATTCATGAGACACAGAGACTCGCCAGCATTGTCCCCATGTCAATTCCTCACAAAACTAGCCGAGACGTCACTTTCCAGGGTTACTTCATCAAAAGG GGGACTattgtgtttcctctgcttaCTTCTGTCCTGTATGATGAGAGTGAATGGGAGAGCCCACACACTTTCAACCCTTCCCACTTCCTGGATAAGGAGGGTAAATTTATCAGGAGAGATGCCTTCATGGCCTTTTCTGCAG GTCGCAGAGTTTGTCTTGGAGAGAGTCTGGCCAAGATGgagctcttcctcttcttcaccacCCTCCTCCAGCGCTTTCGTTTCACTCCTCCACCTGCAGTGACAGAGGATGACCTGGATCTGACTCCTGCTGTGGGCTTCGTCCTCGGTCCTTCACCTCATGAGCTGTGTGCCGTGAGTCGACAATGA